The window TTCACTTACCATTACCGTCATCGGTATTGTGGTGATTGTTGTATTTGCTTCCATGGCAGCATGGATGATTCAAAGAACCAATAATAAGATGGCAAACATTATTTTATACGCATTCATAGCAGCCATGTTGATTCCATTCCAAGCCGTTATGTTACCCCTTGTTCGCTTTATGGGCAATCTTAATCTACTGAATATACCGGGTATTATTTTTATGTATCTTGGATTTGGGTCCAGTTTATCCATATTCTTATACCATGGTTTTATTAAGAGTATTCCTCGAAGTCTTGATGAAGCAGCGACCATTGATGGGTGTAATAGTATACAAACCTATATACACGTTATCTTTCCAATACTAAAACCCATATCCATTACAGTTGCCATGTTGAACATGGTATGGATATGGAACGATTATTTGTTACCATCCTTAACCATCAATACAGAAAAGACCCATACCATACCACTAAGAATCTTCTATTTCTTTGGTGAGTACACGAAGCAGTGGCATTTAGCCTTAGCAGGATTAACCTTGGGTATTATACCCGTTATAATCTTATATTTCTTTGCACAGAAACATATTGTTGAGAGTGTAACAGCAGGCAGCATTAAAAGTTAATAGCATGGATAAAAGACTGTTTCTAGGTACTTCCTACAATCGTTGTAGGGTCAATTAACATATGACGATGGTATAGAAACAGTCCTTTCTATTTTAGTCGATGCTAAACGCAGCATTTTCTGGATATTACTATTTGCCTAGTAAGCAACCTATACTAGAAGAAACAAAAAAATGCACAAATAACGTTATAAATATTTCTTATTATAGAAGCTTTTAGAGAAAAACTAAAAAAGATTTGACAGTGGCAAGTAATCTAATGTATTATTTTTAAATAATGATAACCTATAAAAACGATATATGAATGATTTTTAGGAGGAAAACATCTATGAAGCATGAATTAGTC is drawn from Vallitalea pronyensis and contains these coding sequences:
- a CDS encoding carbohydrate ABC transporter permease; translation: MRLKKVIITFIGIIIGLLFLSPFYIILTNSFKTKKQLFMSTLSLPKEFNFDNYIQAWEDLEFLHVFRNSLTITVIGIVVIVVFASMAAWMIQRTNNKMANIILYAFIAAMLIPFQAVMLPLVRFMGNLNLLNIPGIIFMYLGFGSSLSIFLYHGFIKSIPRSLDEAATIDGCNSIQTYIHVIFPILKPISITVAMLNMVWIWNDYLLPSLTINTEKTHTIPLRIFYFFGEYTKQWHLALAGLTLGIIPVIILYFFAQKHIVESVTAGSIKS